A single window of Apus apus isolate bApuApu2 chromosome 18, bApuApu2.pri.cur, whole genome shotgun sequence DNA harbors:
- the STYXL1 gene encoding serine/threonine/tyrosine-interacting-like protein 1 isoform X1, which produces MAGMALCDPHCLFNILQQQRRLPRVAEPGYLCLLDARTRREYDESHIVTARRIEQSPTGQYLVPDSEELGYVRYCVVYDGETSSLDCCDSEEEEEQGSSVASETENTDSGSVCSQNAEEGTAVRHARSLEQFTRHPVLILRGGYRLFSACYLFLRTQKILWMPQELDNFKLYPVEILPARLYMGNFKQACDQQIQKDLKIKALVNISEQPATLFTEGKNLHIPVPDSLEADLFSSLPTICHFIDAQLAHGAVLVFSSLGISRSSTVIMAYLMHSCCFSLQRAWNYLLKSKTNMRPHRGFVKQLSDWETRIYGTTMTDISEPRY; this is translated from the exons ATGGCGGGGATGGCGCTCTGCGACCCCCACTGCCTCTTCaacatcctgcagcagcagcggcggctcCCCCGGGTGGCGGAGCCCGGGTACCTGTGCCTGCTGG atgCCCGTACTCGGCGTGAGTACGATGAGAGCCACATTGTCACAGCACGGAGGATTGAGCAG AGTCCTACGGGGCAGTATCTGGTCCCGGATTCCGAGGAGCTGGGGTACGTCAGGTACTGCGTGGTGTATGATGGTGAGACCAGCTCTTTGGATTGCTGTGacagtgaggaagaggaagaacaag GGAGCAGCGTTGCTTCAGAGACTGAAAACACTGACTCAGGGTCTGTGTGTTCACAGA ATGCTGAGGAAGGAACCGCGGTGCGACACGCCCGGAGCTTGGAGCAGTTCACCCGCCATCCCGTGCTCATCCTGAGGGGAGGATACAGGCTTTTCTCAGCTTGCTATCTTTTTCTGAGGACTCAGAAGATCCTGTGGATGCCTCAG GAACTAGACAACTTCAAGCTATACCCTGTAGAAATACTGCCTGCAAGGTTATATATGGGCAACTTCAAGCAGGCATGTGACCAACAAATTCAGAAAGATTTGAAGATCAAAGCCCTAGTCAACATCTCTGAACAGCCTGCCACACT GTTTACAGAAGGCAAAAATCTCCATATACCTGTTCCAGATTCACTCGAAGcagatcttttttcttccttgcccACCATTTGTCATTTCATTG ATGCTCAGCTGGCTCACGGAGCAGTGCTGGTGTTCTCCAGCCTGGGGATAAGCCGGAGCAGCACCGTGATCATGGCCTATCTGATGCATTCCTGCTGTTTCTCCCTCCAG AGAGCTTGGAACTACCTTCTGAAATCCAAAACAAACATGAGACCACACAGGGGCTTTGTGAAACAGCTCTCAGACTGGGAGACCCGAATCTATGGGACCACAATGACAGACATCTCTGAACCACGTTACTGA
- the STYXL1 gene encoding serine/threonine/tyrosine-interacting-like protein 1 isoform X2, protein MAGMALCDPHCLFNILQQQRRLPRVAEPGYLCLLDARTRREYDESHIVTARRIEQSPTGQYLVPDSEELGYVRYCVVYDGETSSLDCCDSEEEEEQGSSVASETENTDSGSVCSQNAEEGTAVRHARSLEQFTRHPVLILRGGYRLFSACYLFLRTQKILWMPQELDNFKLYPVEILPARLYMGNFKQACDQQIQKDLKIKALVNISEQPATLFTEGKNLHIPVPDSLEADLFSSLPTICHFIGGSDKRVVIFPDQHSQGSPHPHGSQSCLISHPNGQRRCDRASASSDPASLSANNELSTRSKKALL, encoded by the exons ATGGCGGGGATGGCGCTCTGCGACCCCCACTGCCTCTTCaacatcctgcagcagcagcggcggctcCCCCGGGTGGCGGAGCCCGGGTACCTGTGCCTGCTGG atgCCCGTACTCGGCGTGAGTACGATGAGAGCCACATTGTCACAGCACGGAGGATTGAGCAG AGTCCTACGGGGCAGTATCTGGTCCCGGATTCCGAGGAGCTGGGGTACGTCAGGTACTGCGTGGTGTATGATGGTGAGACCAGCTCTTTGGATTGCTGTGacagtgaggaagaggaagaacaag GGAGCAGCGTTGCTTCAGAGACTGAAAACACTGACTCAGGGTCTGTGTGTTCACAGA ATGCTGAGGAAGGAACCGCGGTGCGACACGCCCGGAGCTTGGAGCAGTTCACCCGCCATCCCGTGCTCATCCTGAGGGGAGGATACAGGCTTTTCTCAGCTTGCTATCTTTTTCTGAGGACTCAGAAGATCCTGTGGATGCCTCAG GAACTAGACAACTTCAAGCTATACCCTGTAGAAATACTGCCTGCAAGGTTATATATGGGCAACTTCAAGCAGGCATGTGACCAACAAATTCAGAAAGATTTGAAGATCAAAGCCCTAGTCAACATCTCTGAACAGCCTGCCACACT GTTTACAGAAGGCAAAAATCTCCATATACCTGTTCCAGATTCACTCGAAGcagatcttttttcttccttgcccACCATTTGTCATTTCATTG GAGGCTCAGACAAGAGGGTCGTAATCTTCCCAGATCAGCATTCCCAAGGCAGCCCACACCCTCATGGATCCCAGAGCTGCCTCATCAGCCATCCCAATGGCCAGAGGAGATGTGACAGGGCATCTGCCTCCAGTGATCCTGCCTCACTCTCTGCCAATAATGAGCTTTCCACTAGATCTAAGAAGGCTTTGCTGTAG